A region of Micropterus dolomieu isolate WLL.071019.BEF.003 ecotype Adirondacks linkage group LG01, ASM2129224v1, whole genome shotgun sequence DNA encodes the following proteins:
- the pdcb gene encoding phosducin b translates to MSDRIIDLEETATHTGPKGVINDWRRFKLESMDQENLPQAKKELLRQMSSPNKPKDNSRANLNRKMSVQEYELLKEEDEGCLKKYRKRCMQEMHDKLSFGPKFDGVHDLDSGEAFLEVIEKEHYSTVVVVHIYKVGVKGCEELNNCLDCLATEYPTVKFCRIDAVSSGAAERFSDEVLPTLLVYKAGELLGNFLACTQHLNEEFFATDVEAFLNSYGLLPEKELPSMEDEEEHNVE, encoded by the exons ATGTCTGACAGAATTATTGATCTGGAAGAGACCgcaacccacacag GTCCAAAAGGAGTCATCAATGACTGGAGAAGGTTTAAGTTGGAAAGTATGGACCAGGAAAACTTGCCACAAGCAAAAAAGGAACTGCTGAGACAAATGTCATCCCCAAACAAGCCAAAAGATAACTCCAGAGCAAACCTCAACCGCAAG atGAGTGTCCAAGAGTACGAATTGCTTAAGGAAGAAGATGAAGGATGtctaaagaaatacagaaagcGGTGCATGCAGGAGATGCATGATAAACTCAGCTTTGGGCCCAAGTTTGATGGTGTGCATGACCTGGACAGTGGAGAGGCCTTCCTAGAAGTCATAGAGAAGGAGCATTACAGCACAGTAGTGGTTGTCCACATCTACAAGGTTGGGGTTAAAGGTTGTGAGGAGCTCAACAACTGCCTTGACTGCCTGGCCACTGAGTACCCCACTGTAAAGTTCTGCAGGATTGATGCCGTGTCATCCGGCGCTGCTGAGCGGTTCTCAGATGAGGTTTTGCCTACACTGCTGGTGTACAAGGCTGGAGAACTACTAGGAAACTTCCTGGCCTGTACACAGCACCTGAATGAGGAGTTCTTCGCCACTGATGTGGAGGCCTTCCTCAACAGCTATGGGCTGCTGCCAGAAAAAGAGCTGCCAAGTATGGAAGATGAGGAAGAACACAATGTTGAGTAA